The segment AAGTAATCCAGCGGCTGCAGAAAATATGTGACAAGCGTACCAAAAAATCCTGACAATACATAAATGGTGATGAACCGGACTTTCCCGGTAAGCCTTTCAAGTTCCGGCCCGAATAAAAATAAAGAAAACATATTAAAGAGCAAGTGCATAATTCCGCCATGCAAAAACATCGGCGTGAAAAACCTCCACCATTCTCCTGCGTTAATCAAAAAATTAGAGCCGACACCAAAACTGAAAATCTGTCCTCCGAGTACCGGAATCCAGGTGAGGATATGCACCAGTAGATTGAGTGCGATCAAAGTCGACACGACAGGATACAACCGTAAATATTGGGAGAAGCTTTCTGTACGAATAAACATTTTGTCACCTCTATTTCATACCTGTTATTATACCTGTTTAGTGTTTGCGATTGAAAGGAGAAACAATTATGATTATTGGAATCGGTTTGGATATAGTTGAACTTCATCGGATCCAGAAGCTTGACAGCCGGTCCTCCAAATTCCGCGAGCGTATTTTAACCGAACGGGAGCTTTCAGAATATGCATTGCTGTCCGAGAAACGGCGAGTGGAATTTCTGGCTGGCCGTTTTGCGGCAAAAGAAGCTTTTTCCAAAGCCAATGGCACTGGCATCGGTGAGTTTTGTTCGTTTGAAGACATTGAAATACGAAAAGATGAAAAAGGCAAGCCGAGCATTTATTTTCGGCAGCAGGAAATTGGACTCGTTTCTATTACACATACAAAAGAATACGCGGCAGCACAAGTTCTTTTGCAATCTTAAAAGTAAGTGGGGATATTAAATGACAGAACATTATCGGCCAACAAAAGCAGTCATTGATTTAGGTGCTATCGAAAAAAACTTGGTTTCTTTTCGCGAACGCAGCAACGGCGCTGAAGTAATAGCAGTAGTAAAAGCGGAT is part of the Planococcus shenhongbingii genome and harbors:
- a CDS encoding rhomboid family intramembrane serine protease, with the protein product MFIRTESFSQYLRLYPVVSTLIALNLLVHILTWIPVLGGQIFSFGVGSNFLINAGEWWRFFTPMFLHGGIMHLLFNMFSLFLFGPELERLTGKVRFITIYVLSGFFGTLVTYFLQPLDYLHVGASGAIFGIFGAFAALLYYGRRALPQLRQIILPIIVISIIMTFLTPNVNATAHIAGMITGFLIGLSYFHPKRIVSWKKRK
- the acpS gene encoding holo-ACP synthase, with protein sequence MIIGIGLDIVELHRIQKLDSRSSKFRERILTERELSEYALLSEKRRVEFLAGRFAAKEAFSKANGTGIGEFCSFEDIEIRKDEKGKPSIYFRQQEIGLVSITHTKEYAAAQVLLQS